The following are encoded in a window of Paenibacillaceae bacterium GAS479 genomic DNA:
- a CDS encoding HAMP domain-containing protein: MPTYRSFIFQLLRNYIAGSALAVVGVGGAIIGMSLELHPGQPTVISLILLLSVFCMLVVEGITFRRHLEPIHRLFQMTERDNATIRKAYFRTHRMPGLAVRRTLGPHLLGFVLPAVALTLTSRQLGWIDIPNGQLAIAVFASILIASLHAVVEFFLTAQAIRPLLVTIKSYADPLAHSELSLKGKVLVPIPFKFQLSIFVIGALPVLLFVLSTQVRLAAKGDSSTGYWAWSGLVLIVSLGFASYAAWLLGRNVKQPIEELYGMMKLVRKGNLSVTVPDLYSDEFSRLVDGFNHMVHGLGERERMNEQLLQSYFSTLAAALDARDPYTAGHSQRVAAYALMIGRMEGLAISELDVLNKTALLHDIGKIGVRDSVLLKDGKLTDEEFDQIKLHTVMGENILRQIEPQEAMAAFLPGVRSHHERYDGKGYPDRLAGEEIPLMGRIIAVADAYDAMTSDRPYRKGMPAARALAILEEGCGTQWDPQYARTFIRAMGGLEHPGQVTLLTKRDSGSESAAGGAETGVEAASGERSKSS; the protein is encoded by the coding sequence ATGCCTACATATCGTTCCTTTATCTTTCAATTGCTGCGCAATTATATAGCTGGCTCAGCTCTTGCCGTTGTTGGGGTAGGCGGCGCCATCATCGGAATGAGTTTGGAGCTCCATCCAGGCCAGCCTACTGTCATTTCACTGATTTTGCTGTTATCGGTGTTCTGCATGCTTGTTGTGGAAGGCATAACATTCCGCCGGCATCTGGAGCCGATACATCGGCTTTTCCAGATGACAGAACGGGATAACGCCACGATTAGAAAAGCTTATTTCCGGACCCATCGAATGCCTGGGCTTGCTGTCCGGCGGACCCTGGGCCCTCATCTGCTCGGCTTTGTACTGCCGGCAGTTGCGCTTACTCTTACCAGCAGACAGCTGGGATGGATCGACATTCCGAATGGCCAGCTGGCCATTGCGGTTTTTGCTTCTATTTTGATAGCGAGTCTTCATGCGGTGGTTGAATTTTTCCTGACGGCTCAGGCGATACGCCCTCTGCTAGTGACGATCAAGTCCTATGCGGATCCGCTAGCGCACAGCGAGCTGTCACTCAAGGGCAAAGTGCTAGTTCCGATACCATTTAAGTTTCAACTGAGTATTTTCGTCATCGGCGCTCTCCCGGTACTGTTGTTCGTGCTATCAACGCAGGTCCGACTAGCTGCAAAAGGGGATTCCAGCACCGGTTACTGGGCATGGAGCGGACTCGTGCTCATTGTCAGCCTGGGCTTCGCTTCTTATGCTGCGTGGCTTCTCGGGCGGAACGTCAAACAGCCGATCGAGGAACTGTACGGAATGATGAAGCTTGTGCGCAAGGGCAATCTGTCCGTAACCGTTCCCGATTTATATTCGGATGAGTTTTCCCGTCTTGTGGACGGCTTCAATCATATGGTGCACGGGCTTGGCGAGCGAGAACGAATGAACGAGCAACTGCTGCAAAGTTACTTCTCCACTTTGGCTGCTGCTCTGGATGCGAGGGACCCTTATACGGCAGGCCACTCTCAGCGAGTGGCGGCTTACGCGCTTATGATTGGGCGAATGGAGGGTCTTGCGATTTCTGAGCTGGATGTGCTGAACAAGACGGCATTGCTCCATGATATCGGTAAAATCGGCGTCCGAGACAGCGTGCTGCTTAAGGATGGTAAGTTGACGGATGAGGAGTTCGATCAAATCAAGCTGCACACCGTCATGGGCGAGAATATCCTGCGCCAGATTGAACCGCAAGAGGCGATGGCAGCGTTCCTGCCAGGCGTGCGCTCCCATCACGAGCGTTACGATGGCAAAGGTTATCCCGATCGTTTAGCCGGGGAAGAGATTCCACTCATGGGCCGCATCATCGCTGTCGCAGACGCCTATGATGCGATGACCTCAGATCGTCCTTACCGGAAAGGTATGCCAGCCGCTCGGGCGCTCGCCATACTGGAGGAAGGCTGCGGCACGCAGTGGGACCCTCAATATGCCCGGACGTTCATCCGGGCGATGGGCGGGCTGGAGCATCCAGGCCAGGTGACGCTGCTGACTAAACGCGATAGCGGCAGCGAGTCTGCTGCCGGAGGAGCGGAGACCGGCGTTGAGGCTGCTTCGGGAGAGCGCAGCAAGAGCTCTTGA
- a CDS encoding 3-methyladenine DNA glycosylase AlkC, with protein MEPLRNLYHEEMLLKVGQAFHDLDNRFDPAVFLALVQQEPWGEASFKERMRLVTRALGRLLPEDYRESVPLVCRAAERFRGVEYIFFPDYVELFGAKEPELSLEALTKLTRSSTSEFAVRSYIERDPVAVMKRMLDWSRDSDEHIRRLASEGCRPRLPWGQRLPVFVRDPAPVLELLEPMLQDESEYVRRSVANNLNDIAKDHPERVLELAERNYGRDSRTDWILRHGCRTLLKQAHPRAMELFGYAPAAGTSVRELIILTPIVTFGERLEFTFELFNEGEPVSLRLEYEIGFVKANGTLAGKRFKLSQRIYPHGATSVARSHAIKPITTRRYYPGTHILTVLVNGVAHGTLPFELVMDPSEE; from the coding sequence ATGGAGCCGTTGCGAAATTTGTATCACGAAGAGATGCTTTTGAAAGTCGGACAGGCATTTCATGATCTGGACAACCGTTTCGACCCTGCCGTTTTCTTGGCGCTCGTACAGCAGGAGCCTTGGGGTGAGGCCTCCTTCAAAGAAAGGATGCGCCTGGTCACGCGCGCCCTTGGCCGGTTGTTACCAGAGGACTACCGCGAGTCCGTCCCGCTCGTTTGTCGGGCGGCAGAGCGGTTCCGGGGCGTGGAGTATATTTTTTTCCCGGATTATGTGGAGCTGTTCGGCGCGAAGGAGCCGGAGCTTTCCTTGGAGGCATTGACCAAACTTACTCGCAGCTCAACGTCGGAATTTGCCGTGCGTTCTTATATCGAGCGTGATCCGGTGGCGGTCATGAAGCGTATGCTGGACTGGTCCAGAGATTCAGATGAGCACATCCGGCGCCTGGCCAGCGAAGGCTGCAGGCCACGCCTGCCCTGGGGGCAGCGGCTGCCTGTATTTGTCCGGGACCCGGCCCCCGTGCTGGAGCTGTTGGAGCCGATGCTGCAAGACGAGAGCGAGTATGTGCGCCGTAGCGTCGCCAACAATCTCAATGATATTGCCAAAGACCATCCAGAGCGTGTGCTGGAGCTGGCGGAGCGGAACTATGGCCGCGACAGCCGAACAGATTGGATTCTGCGGCATGGCTGCCGAACATTGTTAAAACAGGCTCATCCACGCGCGATGGAGCTTTTTGGTTATGCTCCTGCCGCCGGGACTTCGGTGCGGGAGCTAATTATTTTGACCCCGATCGTTACATTCGGAGAGCGGTTGGAGTTCACTTTTGAGCTCTTTAATGAAGGGGAGCCGGTGTCACTTCGTTTGGAGTATGAGATTGGCTTCGTCAAGGCGAACGGCACGCTGGCCGGCAAAAGATTCAAGCTGTCCCAGCGTATTTATCCGCATGGAGCTACTTCCGTGGCGCGCTCCCATGCGATTAAGCCGATTACGACTCGCCGCTACTACCCTGGCACGCACATCCTGACTGTGCTCGTCAATGGAGTAGCGCACGGCACGCTGCCTTTCGAACTGGTCATGGACCCGTCGGAGGAGTAA
- a CDS encoding Methylenetetrahydrofolate reductase — protein MSSTLKDKLLRKESGILTYGMTPPKSSHPPEKIREIADKQISRLKDTGIDGLVLYDVQDEAERTDKDRPFPYLEALDPTEYYNSYLKQELGVPAIIYHCVAIEGPDKLAKWILQDRDEQRYTVYVGASSSRQQVQIRLPEAYRMSGILNEKLMTGGVVIPERHRSKGDEHMRAQAKQESGCGFFISQATYDVEASKSFLSDYYYDSRKNGTEMVPILFNIAPCGSAKTLEFMKWLGISIPKWLENELMHSQDILDKSVQLSRQVFLELYRFGIEKGIPIGCSVESVSTRKVEIEASIQLLKDIRQDMQSISEQLTTV, from the coding sequence ATGAGCTCAACCCTGAAAGATAAACTGCTCCGCAAAGAAAGCGGCATCCTGACCTATGGCATGACTCCGCCCAAAAGCAGTCATCCACCAGAGAAAATCCGGGAGATTGCAGATAAACAAATTTCCCGGCTGAAGGATACCGGCATCGACGGTCTTGTTCTTTACGATGTGCAGGACGAAGCGGAACGGACCGATAAGGACCGGCCTTTCCCGTATTTGGAGGCGCTGGATCCTACGGAGTATTACAACAGTTATCTGAAGCAGGAGCTCGGAGTGCCAGCCATCATCTACCACTGCGTAGCTATCGAGGGACCCGACAAGCTCGCAAAATGGATTCTTCAAGATCGGGACGAGCAGCGCTACACCGTATACGTGGGAGCGTCCTCCAGCCGCCAGCAAGTGCAGATTCGACTACCGGAAGCTTATCGCATGAGCGGCATTCTCAACGAGAAGCTGATGACCGGCGGAGTAGTCATACCGGAGCGGCACCGCAGCAAGGGCGACGAGCATATGCGGGCGCAGGCCAAGCAGGAGTCGGGTTGCGGCTTTTTCATCTCCCAGGCTACCTATGACGTGGAAGCGTCCAAGAGCTTCCTCTCCGACTACTACTACGATAGCCGCAAAAACGGCACGGAAATGGTTCCAATCCTGTTCAACATCGCGCCATGCGGCTCCGCCAAAACACTTGAATTCATGAAGTGGCTCGGCATCAGCATCCCCAAATGGCTGGAAAATGAGCTCATGCATTCCCAAGACATCCTGGACAAATCTGTTCAGCTGTCCCGCCAAGTCTTTTTGGAGCTGTACCGCTTCGGGATTGAAAAAGGCATTCCGATTGGCTGCAGCGTAGAGAGCGTATCCACCCGCAAAGTCGAGATCGAAGCTTCCATCCAGTTGCTGAAGGATATTCGCCAGGATATGCAATCCATTTCCGAACAGCTGACGACGGTTTAG
- a CDS encoding DinB superfamily protein, with protein sequence MKEHVLNQLEMTRSELLNEVRGLPLETLQTKPPGDGWSVLEIMEHLATLEGAVAKGLVSVLQSPERSDLVRAPLELLKDSSRKSQAPSRVQPAGKIHTLAEAEQALADARQKLLESVAVDLGTERMEKRGFEHPMFGPMSAAQWVELIPLHEDRHLGQIRNTLRQLQES encoded by the coding sequence ATGAAGGAACATGTGCTGAATCAGCTGGAAATGACACGCTCGGAACTGCTGAACGAGGTGCGCGGGCTCCCGCTTGAGACGCTTCAGACCAAGCCACCCGGGGACGGATGGTCCGTCCTGGAAATTATGGAGCATTTGGCGACGCTGGAGGGCGCCGTAGCGAAAGGGTTGGTCTCCGTCCTGCAAAGTCCGGAGCGCAGCGACCTTGTGCGAGCCCCGCTGGAGCTATTAAAGGATAGCTCGCGCAAATCTCAGGCTCCTTCCCGAGTCCAACCAGCCGGAAAGATTCACACGCTCGCCGAGGCAGAGCAAGCGTTGGCCGATGCCCGCCAGAAACTGCTCGAGAGCGTTGCGGTCGATCTCGGCACGGAGCGGATGGAGAAGCGAGGCTTCGAGCATCCGATGTTCGGCCCGATGAGCGCAGCTCAGTGGGTCGAGCTCATTCCCCTCCATGAGGATCGGCATCTTGGACAGATTCGTAATACGCTTCGCCAGCTTCAAGAAAGCTAA
- a CDS encoding alpha-amylase → MERNHTMMQFFEWHVPADGKHWQRLKERAAELKAIGIDAIWIPPATKASSPEDNGYSVYDLYDLGEFDQKGSKRTKYGTKEELIEAIGVCREHGIAVYADLVMNHKAGADEKEKFKVIEVEGENRQEEISDPHSIEGWTKFTFPGRGDKYSSFKWNFTHFNGTDFDAKRDETGVYRILGENKQWNENVDDQFGNYDYLMFANIDYNNPEVREEMIRWGHWLVKESGVNGFRLDAIKHIDHTFIRDFAREIKKQAPEHFYIVGEFWNSITEDCTAFLETVEHELDLFDAPLHYRLKEAADSGREFDLRTIFDGTLVKEHPQHAVTLVENHDTQPGEALESWISDWFKQSAYALILLRRDGYPVVFYGDYYGIGGEQPVEGKKAAIDPLLYARYHHAYGDQDDYLDDPNVIGWVRRGVPEFERSGCAVVVCNADDCSKRMFVGEERAGEVWVDLTNTRAERIVIGEDGFADFPVSGGSVSVWALPEFDVEPNEVNVEGE, encoded by the coding sequence ATGGAACGCAATCATACGATGATGCAGTTTTTTGAATGGCATGTGCCGGCAGACGGCAAACACTGGCAGCGCCTCAAGGAGCGTGCCGCCGAGCTGAAGGCAATCGGCATTGATGCTATTTGGATCCCCCCCGCGACCAAGGCTTCCTCTCCGGAGGATAACGGCTACAGCGTATACGATCTGTACGATCTGGGTGAGTTCGACCAGAAGGGTTCCAAACGTACGAAGTACGGCACGAAGGAAGAGCTGATAGAGGCGATTGGAGTTTGCCGGGAGCATGGCATCGCCGTTTATGCGGACTTGGTCATGAACCATAAAGCGGGAGCTGACGAGAAAGAAAAGTTCAAGGTGATTGAGGTGGAGGGCGAGAACCGTCAGGAGGAAATATCCGATCCGCACAGCATCGAGGGCTGGACAAAGTTCACCTTTCCCGGCCGCGGGGACAAATACTCCTCGTTCAAGTGGAATTTCACGCATTTCAACGGGACCGACTTCGACGCGAAACGTGATGAAACCGGCGTTTATCGCATCCTTGGCGAGAACAAACAGTGGAACGAGAATGTCGACGATCAGTTCGGCAACTACGATTACTTGATGTTCGCCAACATCGATTACAACAATCCCGAGGTGCGCGAGGAGATGATCCGCTGGGGTCATTGGCTGGTAAAAGAAAGCGGAGTGAACGGCTTCCGGCTCGATGCGATCAAGCATATCGACCATACCTTCATCCGCGACTTTGCCCGGGAGATTAAAAAGCAGGCACCGGAACACTTCTATATCGTCGGCGAGTTCTGGAACAGCATTACGGAAGACTGTACCGCATTCCTGGAAACAGTGGAGCATGAGCTCGACTTGTTCGACGCTCCGCTCCATTATCGGCTCAAGGAGGCCGCAGACAGCGGACGGGAGTTCGATTTGCGGACTATTTTTGACGGCACCCTGGTGAAGGAGCATCCGCAGCATGCGGTGACACTCGTCGAAAACCATGACACTCAGCCCGGCGAGGCGCTGGAATCATGGATCAGCGATTGGTTCAAGCAGAGCGCTTATGCACTGATCCTGCTGCGCCGGGACGGTTACCCGGTCGTCTTTTATGGCGATTATTACGGCATTGGAGGCGAGCAGCCCGTCGAGGGCAAAAAGGCAGCGATCGATCCGCTGCTGTACGCCCGCTATCATCACGCTTACGGCGACCAGGATGATTATCTCGACGATCCAAATGTCATCGGCTGGGTGCGCCGTGGAGTGCCGGAGTTTGAACGCTCCGGCTGCGCCGTCGTCGTCTGCAACGCCGACGATTGCTCCAAGCGCATGTTCGTCGGCGAAGAGCGCGCTGGCGAGGTGTGGGTCGATTTGACCAATACACGCGCGGAGCGGATCGTCATTGGCGAGGATGGCTTCGCTGACTTCCCGGTAAGCGGGGGCAGCGTGTCCGTATGGGCATTGCCGGAATTCGATGTGGAGCCGAATGAAGTGAACGTAGAAGGAGAATGA
- a CDS encoding GTP-binding protein Era, with product MRKGMGMMEQRERDQGQEQARPGRPGGNQHWLEPGATTVPAKGLDGVDSSDAGLSATAAGQEIKPAAPELPPVVGDSVLNAKRETAATVLHGETPAGQQPVHRLDTLLPPGEGWEKEWSRVAEAQYDQNMAEIARELDQDILIALIGDVNAGKSSTLNRIVGEVVAGVGAEPGETTAIQPYLFKDRIFFVDTPGLNDVRLENSQLTMDYYRKADIILFFLNAAGTVYSDAEKRSFEAIRDMNPNILLVLNKIDAADDIERLEARLKLETGGRFDIVSVSSRTGENIDKLRDAILELLRKKSKDLLFARNIKEKSTSANKWIVGAAASASAIGAAPIPGADIVPITAVQIGLLTRMAVLYGRPISKEAAKELVIATVVGNIGKSVFRQVIKLFPGAGSIAGASVAGAMTLALGYAVKYAYENDMDVNTATIGKLYGIFRKQANG from the coding sequence ATGCGAAAGGGGATGGGAATGATGGAGCAGAGGGAGCGAGACCAGGGGCAGGAACAGGCGAGGCCGGGCAGACCGGGAGGAAACCAGCATTGGTTGGAGCCTGGAGCGACGACCGTTCCAGCGAAAGGACTTGATGGCGTGGATTCGTCTGATGCTGGCCTGTCGGCGACAGCAGCCGGCCAGGAGATCAAGCCAGCGGCCCCGGAGCTGCCACCGGTAGTTGGTGATTCCGTCTTGAACGCGAAGCGCGAGACGGCAGCAACCGTATTGCACGGAGAGACGCCCGCCGGACAGCAGCCCGTCCATAGGCTGGACACACTGCTTCCTCCCGGTGAGGGATGGGAGAAGGAATGGAGCCGTGTCGCAGAGGCGCAATACGATCAGAACATGGCGGAGATCGCACGCGAGCTTGATCAAGATATTCTGATTGCATTAATTGGAGATGTGAATGCAGGCAAATCCTCCACTCTGAACCGAATCGTTGGAGAAGTGGTGGCCGGAGTAGGAGCGGAGCCGGGCGAAACGACCGCGATCCAGCCATATCTATTCAAGGATCGGATCTTTTTCGTGGATACTCCAGGATTAAATGATGTGCGCCTTGAGAACTCGCAGCTGACGATGGACTACTATCGCAAAGCGGATATCATCCTATTCTTTCTGAATGCGGCTGGCACGGTCTATTCCGATGCGGAAAAAAGAAGCTTTGAAGCAATCCGGGACATGAACCCTAATATTCTCCTTGTGTTGAATAAAATCGATGCCGCGGACGACATCGAACGGCTGGAAGCAAGACTGAAGCTGGAGACGGGAGGACGCTTCGATATCGTGTCGGTCTCCTCGCGTACGGGTGAGAACATCGACAAACTACGGGACGCCATCCTGGAGCTGCTGCGAAAAAAGTCCAAGGATCTGCTGTTCGCGAGGAACATCAAGGAGAAGTCGACTTCGGCAAATAAATGGATTGTTGGAGCGGCTGCATCCGCAAGTGCAATCGGAGCAGCGCCGATCCCCGGTGCAGATATTGTGCCGATTACGGCGGTGCAGATCGGTCTATTGACCCGCATGGCCGTGTTATACGGCCGTCCCATTAGCAAGGAAGCGGCGAAAGAGCTCGTCATCGCTACCGTCGTGGGCAACATTGGCAAGAGCGTGTTTCGCCAAGTGATCAAGCTATTCCCAGGAGCCGGTTCTATCGCGGGCGCATCGGTAGCCGGAGCGATGACGCTCGCGCTCGGGTATGCGGTGAAGTATGCCTATGAGAACGACATGGACGTCAACACGGCGACGATTGGCAAGCTTTATGGGATTTTTCGCAAGCAGGCTAACGGTTGA
- a CDS encoding diguanylate cyclase (GGDEF) domain-containing protein has product MPAFTAVYIVLAALSGVLNVLVALYALMIRGMVSVRRLYLLLCASFILYTFGAAFEKASDTLAEVQFWTTVQYAGMPFAAPLTLLMVLELLGKQDILSRNGKLLLFVIPKLTFMFVATNPYHRMFYREMYFRESGGVRNVDFVMGEWYVVHGSYTSGVLMLSLILVLFLLMKPSGGFKPQLIAVALGIALPICASLAYLLGLSPYDIDPVPVVLCITSALYAWAFLRADMLSILPVARDTVMESMGEGVLVMDADWRLLDSNRSARHLLPELERAVIGGSIRELGLPAEASTAFRAALAAPGRPIPFARGTGTDAVYYEVYSAPVGRGSGRSGGHLLVLSDTTERHNLQEQLHRMASLDSLTGILNRGAFLAKTAEALAASVREQKPCSLLLFDLDHFKVINDTYGHEAGDAALLKMVEVCQERLEPGMLFARYGGEEFILLLPGLNGEQVVELAESIRQDAEQAKLITNDGRIVRIRASFGAATVQDGRQADYPEMFRRADLALYRAKEEGRNRVCLADPL; this is encoded by the coding sequence ATGCCTGCTTTTACCGCTGTCTATATCGTACTCGCCGCGCTTAGCGGCGTCCTCAATGTGCTAGTCGCCTTGTATGCGCTTATGATCCGTGGAATGGTATCCGTGCGCCGACTCTATTTGTTGCTCTGTGCTTCCTTCATCTTGTATACGTTCGGCGCCGCGTTCGAAAAGGCTTCCGACACTCTCGCAGAAGTCCAATTCTGGACGACTGTGCAATATGCGGGCATGCCCTTTGCTGCGCCGCTGACCCTGCTAATGGTGCTGGAACTGCTCGGCAAACAGGATATTTTATCCCGCAACGGCAAGCTGCTCTTATTCGTCATTCCGAAGCTGACCTTTATGTTCGTAGCCACCAATCCCTATCACCGTATGTTCTATCGCGAAATGTACTTTCGCGAAAGCGGAGGCGTGCGCAACGTAGACTTCGTCATGGGCGAATGGTATGTCGTGCACGGCAGCTACACTTCCGGCGTTCTCATGCTTAGCCTCATTCTCGTACTATTCCTTTTGATGAAACCTTCTGGGGGCTTCAAGCCGCAATTGATCGCCGTTGCACTCGGCATCGCTCTGCCGATCTGCGCTTCACTGGCTTATCTTCTCGGGCTAAGCCCCTATGATATCGATCCAGTACCCGTAGTGTTATGCATAACGAGTGCTTTGTACGCCTGGGCTTTTCTACGGGCCGATATGCTTTCCATCCTGCCGGTCGCCCGCGATACCGTCATGGAAAGCATGGGCGAAGGCGTACTCGTCATGGACGCGGATTGGCGCCTGCTCGATAGCAATCGCTCTGCTCGGCATCTGCTGCCAGAGCTTGAACGAGCTGTCATCGGAGGCAGCATCAGGGAGCTTGGTCTACCAGCCGAAGCATCCACAGCTTTCCGCGCCGCGCTGGCTGCGCCTGGCCGCCCGATTCCTTTTGCCCGGGGAACAGGCACTGACGCTGTCTATTACGAGGTCTATTCGGCTCCCGTCGGGCGCGGCAGCGGCCGCAGCGGCGGACATCTGCTCGTGCTCAGCGATACGACAGAACGCCATAATTTGCAGGAGCAGTTGCATCGCATGGCCTCCCTCGACTCGCTGACGGGTATTCTGAACCGCGGAGCCTTCCTTGCCAAAACCGCCGAAGCATTGGCGGCCAGTGTCCGCGAACAGAAGCCCTGCTCGCTGCTGCTGTTTGACCTTGACCATTTCAAAGTTATCAATGACACCTACGGCCATGAAGCCGGAGATGCCGCTCTGCTGAAAATGGTCGAGGTCTGTCAAGAGCGGCTCGAACCCGGCATGCTGTTTGCCCGTTACGGAGGCGAGGAGTTTATCCTCCTGCTTCCAGGGTTAAATGGAGAACAAGTCGTTGAGTTGGCAGAGTCGATCAGACAGGACGCCGAGCAAGCCAAGCTGATCACAAACGACGGGCGCATCGTACGAATTCGGGCTAGCTTCGGGGCTGCTACGGTTCAGGACGGTCGGCAAGCGGACTATCCGGAGATGTTCCGTCGCGCAGACCTGGCGTTGTATCGAGCCAAAGAGGAAGGGCGTAATCGGGTCTGTTTGGCCGATCCACTTTGA
- a CDS encoding Pimeloyl-ACP methyl ester carboxylesterase: MGKYIEVEPGVKLYVEDLGQGEPVVFLHGWPASSRMFEYQSMLLPQQGLRFIGIDFRGFGKSDGPWENYSYDRMADDVRAVVDKLGLERFTLVGFSMGGAIAVRYMNLHNEHGVSRLILAGAAAPRFTRAEDFPYGAPVKQVDTMINDTHKDRPAMIEAFGKQFVGKQPSQPFAQWLSMICLESTAHATVRAMESLRDEDLRGDLPAISVPVTVLHGVQDKICPLELAEKTLELVPQAELIRFEESGHAMLFDEPDKFNETLLALVK; this comes from the coding sequence ATGGGCAAATATATTGAGGTTGAACCCGGAGTAAAGCTGTATGTAGAGGACCTTGGACAAGGGGAGCCTGTCGTTTTCCTGCACGGTTGGCCGGCTAGCTCGAGGATGTTTGAATACCAGTCCATGCTGCTTCCGCAACAAGGACTCCGCTTCATTGGCATCGACTTCCGCGGTTTTGGCAAATCCGACGGCCCATGGGAAAACTATTCTTACGACCGCATGGCCGATGACGTGCGAGCTGTCGTGGACAAGCTGGGCTTGGAGCGATTCACACTCGTTGGCTTCTCGATGGGCGGCGCGATAGCCGTTCGCTACATGAACTTGCACAACGAGCACGGCGTATCTCGTCTCATACTGGCAGGAGCTGCAGCTCCACGTTTCACCCGGGCGGAGGACTTCCCTTATGGCGCTCCGGTCAAACAAGTAGACACGATGATAAACGATACCCATAAAGATCGTCCTGCGATGATCGAGGCGTTCGGTAAACAATTCGTCGGCAAGCAGCCTTCCCAGCCATTCGCCCAGTGGTTGAGCATGATCTGTCTGGAATCGACTGCCCATGCCACCGTCCGGGCGATGGAATCACTGCGCGATGAGGATCTGCGAGGCGACTTGCCGGCGATCTCGGTTCCAGTGACGGTGCTGCACGGTGTTCAAGATAAGATCTGCCCGCTAGAGCTGGCGGAAAAAACGCTGGAGCTCGTTCCTCAAGCAGAGCTGATCCGCTTTGAGGAGAGCGGCCACGCGATGCTGTTCGACGAGCCGGATAAATTCAACGAAACGTTGCTCGCTCTTGTGAAATAA